A stretch of Miscanthus floridulus cultivar M001 chromosome 13, ASM1932011v1, whole genome shotgun sequence DNA encodes these proteins:
- the LOC136501201 gene encoding nudix hydrolase 15, mitochondrial-like, translating to MAGEDCSSGAEMDALVRRLRLHRPPPSPYDPEPAAAPVPGTAGDGELFRPRRAAVLVCLFRGDGGELRVILTKRSSSLSTHSGEVSLPGGKVEEGDADDAATALRESKEEIGLDPALVTVVASLEHFLSKHLLVVVPVVGILSDRQAFKPALNIAEVDEIFDVPLEMFLKDENRTSEEREKMGQAFTVHYFTYEKGIQKYLIWGLTARILIHAASVVYQRPPDFTERRAHFKLPKFTKDCSSMLAGPTKH from the exons ATGGCGGGGGAGGACTGCAGCTCCGGCGCGGAAATGGACGCGCTTGTACGACGCCTGAGGCTCCACCGGCCGCCCCCTTCCCCCTACGACCCCGAGCCGGCCGCGGCGCCCGTCCCCGGCACCGCCGGCGACGGCGAGCTGTTCCGGCCGCGCAGGGCCGCCGTGCTCGTCTGCCTCTTCCGGGGCGACGGCGGCGAGCTCCGCGTCATCCTCACCAAGCGCTCGTCCTCCCTCTCCACCCACTCCG GTGAAGTTTCATTGCCGGGAGGGAAGGTTGAGGAGGGTGATGCTGATGATGCAGCAACAGCATTAAGGGAGTCAAAGGAGGAGATTGGGCTTGATCCAGCTCTGGTTACAGTGGTTGCCTCTCTTGAACACTTTTTGTCCAAG CACCTGCTGGTAGTTGTTCCTGTTGTTGGCATACTATCGGACAGACAAGCATTTAAACCTGCTCTTAATATTGCTGAGGTAGACGAAATATTTGATGTACCCCTGGAGATGTTCCTCAAG GACGAGAACAGGACATCCGAGGAGCGAGAGAAGATGGGCCAGGCATTCACAGTTCATTACTTCACTTACGAGAAAGGAATCCAGAAGTACTTAATCTGGGGTCTGACTGCCCGCATCTTGATCCATGCTGCTTCAGTTGTATACCAGCGACCACCAGACTTTACAGAGCGAAGGGCACATTTCAAATTGCCAAAGTTTACAAAGGACTGCTCTTCAATGCTAGCAGGACCTACTAAACACTAG